A genomic region of Methanobacterium formicicum DSM 3637 contains the following coding sequences:
- a CDS encoding TRAM domain-containing protein, translating into MFGNDYGRDERENSSPISEGEEYDVKIEDLGRDGDGITRIEGFVVFVSGAKVGDEVKIKINSVRRNFGFAEVVE; encoded by the coding sequence ATGTTCGGAAATGATTACGGAAGAGATGAAAGGGAAAATTCCTCCCCCATCAGTGAAGGGGAAGAATACGATGTTAAAATTGAAGATTTAGGTAGAGATGGTGACGGCATTACCCGTATTGAAGGTTTTGTGGTTTTCGTTTCAGGAGCCAAAGTTGGAGATGAAGTAAAAATCAAAATTAACTCTGTTCGCAGAAATTTTGGTTTTGCAGAAGTGGTGGAATAA